From Triticum aestivum cultivar Chinese Spring chromosome 4A, IWGSC CS RefSeq v2.1, whole genome shotgun sequence, a single genomic window includes:
- the LOC123082469 gene encoding two pore potassium channel b: MVAGGVQQPLLSGGDGNAAGAIRQKPPDGVKRFRRCRTAPSADPAALEEPRPLTPPGNASRTESAASPAKEVLESGRPSSSFRLVGLLLFAYVVAGTTAFYLAMDHMSGHRSGSRVIDAVYFCVVTMTTVGYGDLVPSSDTGKLLASAFAFGGVAVVGTSLSKSADYLVEKQESLVFRAVHANGKHPARELRAMEMNKTWYKLYAAGALLAASVASGTLVLWKGEGMRPVDALYCVCATVTTLGYGDRSFTSSAGRAFAAVWVTVSTVVVALFFLYVAELYAERRQRALARWVLTRRTTNTDLEAADLDGDRRVGAAEFVLYKLKELGKISQEEISEFMEEFDMLDADHNGTLSPSDLAVAQPTTA; the protein is encoded by the coding sequence ATGGTGGCCGGTGGTGTTCAACAACCGCTGCTATCCGGCGGCGACGGCAACGCGGCTGGTGCCATCCGACAGAAGCCGCCGGACGGGGTCAAGAGGTTTCGGCGCTGCCGGACGGCTCCTTCCGCCGACCCTGCTGCGTTGGAAGAGCCTCGCCCTCTTACTCCCCCCGGCAACGCCAGTCGGACCGAAAGCGCGGCCTCGCCGGCCAAGGAAGTGCTCGAGAGCGGCCGCCCGAGCTCGAGCTTCCGCCTGGTGGGCCTGCTCCTCTTCGCCTacgtcgtcgccggcaccaccgcctTCTACCTCGCCATGGACCACATGTCCGGGCACCGCAGCGGCAGCCGCGTTATTGACGCGGTCTACTTCTGCGTGGTCACCATGACCACCGTCGGCTACGGCGACCTCGTCCCGTCCAGCGACACCGGCAAGCTGCTGGCCAGCGCCTTTGCCTTCGGCGGCGTCGCCGTGGTTGGAACCTCCCTGAGCAAGTCCGCCGACTACCTGGTCGAGAAGCAGGAGTCGCTCGTCTTCCGCGCGGTCCACGCCAACGGCAAGCACCCGGCGCGGGAGCTGCGCGCCATGGAGATGAACAAGACGTGGTACAAGCTGTACGCGGCCGGGGCGCTGCTGGCGGCGTCGGTGGCGTCGGGGACGCTGGTGCTGTGGAAGGGCGAAGGGATGCGACCCGTGGACGCCTTGTACTGCGTGTGCGCGACGGTGACCACGCTGGGGTACGGCGACAGGAGCTTCACGTCGTCGGCCGGGCGCGCGTTCGCGGCGGTGTGGGTGACGGTGAGCACGGTGGTGGTGGCGCTCTTCTTCCTGTACGTGGCGGAGCTGTACGCGgagcggcggcagagagcgctcgCGCGCTGGGTGCTGACGCGGCGGACGACGAACACCGACCTGGAGGCGGCGGACCTGGACGGTGACCGGCGCGTCGGGGCGGCGGAGTTCGTGCTGTACAAGCTCAAGGAGCTCGGGAAGATCAGCCAGGAGGAGATCTCAGAGTTCATGGAGGAGTTCGACATGCTCGACGCCGACCACAACGGCACGCTGTCGCCCTCTGACCTCGCCGTTGCGCAGCCCACCACCGCTTGA
- the LOC123082470 gene encoding protein VAPYRIN-like, giving the protein MDRLVIPEPTNEVVVRVEPGRPARGELTLRNAMHTMPVAFRLQPAVRGRFAVRPHTGVLAPLAAVTVEVLYMASEAPDGPGGGGSRGEDAFLLHSVVAPGASVREPVSALDSVNPEWFSARKKQVFVDSGIRASFVGAEVAARLVATGAVEALREVLDRSDPAWRAADAADESGSTLLDLAVGLGRADIVQVLLEYGADADKPSRGRTPLEIAAASGECLIAELLLANGAKHAGSDALHVAAAAGHDDVLKLLLGKPASASPGSSSSASFSGSFTSIDAAGRDGKTPLRLAAEGGRREAVKALLAAGARADARCGTDGGTALHAAARRGDEAVARLILAHGVAGTASVRDAKGKTAYETAAEEGHTGRIMDFLGLGEAILAAARKGEARAVRRAADGGASVEGRDAHGWTPLMRAAFKGRADAVRDLIERGVDVEACDAEGYTALHCAAEAGRSDVVDILLKAGANARAATTKGRSAAASAAVTGKAKVVRLLEKAGGVGRKGAGEKASPAVSKGGSMDRRRRGRKGSSGAIRFGGGKEGFEAATVTVGWSH; this is encoded by the coding sequence ATGGACCGGCTGGTGATCCCGGAGCCGACGAACGAGGTGGTGGTGCGGGTGGAGCCGGGGCGGCCGGCCAGGGGGGAGCTCACGCTGCGCAACGCCATGCACACCATGCCCGTCGCCTTCCGCCTGCAGCCGGCCGTCAGGGGCCGCTTCGCCGTGCGCCCGCACACCGGGGTCCTGGCGCCGCTCGCCGCGGTCACCGTCGAGGTGCTCTACATGGCCTCCGAGGCGCCCGACGGGCCCGGCGGGGGAGGCAGCCGCGGGGAGGACGCCTTCCTGCTGCACAGCGTGGTGGCGCCCGGCGCCTCGGTCAGGGAGCCCGTGTCCGCGCTCGACTCCGTGAACCCTGAGTGGTTCTCCGCGAGGAAGAAGCAGGTGTTTGTCGACAGCGGCATCCGGGCGTCCTTCGTGGGCGCCGAGGTCGCGGCGCGCCTCGTCGCCACCGGGGCCGTGGAGGCGCTCAGGGAGGTGCTCGACCGCAGCGACCCCGCGTGGCGCGCCGCGGACGCCGCGGACGAGTCCGGGAGCACGCTGCTCGACCTCGCGGTCGGCCTCGGCCGCGCGGACATCGTGCAGGTGCTCCTCGAGTACGGCGCCGACGCCGACAAGCCCAGCCGCGGGAGGACACCCCTCGAGATCGCCGCGGCGTCCGGCGAGTGCCTCATCGCGGAGCTCCTCCTCGCCAATGGAGCCAAGCACGCCGGCTCCGACGCGCTCCACGTGGCCGCCGCGGCGGGACACGACGATGTCTTGAAGCTGCTTCTTGGAAAGCCTGCGTCTGCTTCTCCCGGCTCCTCTTCCTCCGCTTCCTTCTCCGGTTCCTTCACATCCATCGACGCGGCGGGGAGGGATGGCAAGACCCCACTGCGGCTGGCGGCGGAGGGTGGCCGGCGGGAAGCGGTGAAGGCGCTCCTCGCGGCAGGTGCAAGGGCCGACGCGAGGTGCGGCACGGACGGTGGCACCGCCCTCCACGCCGCGGCGAGGCGGGGCGACGAGGCCGTGGCCCGCCTGATCCTGGCGCACGGCGTGGCCGGCACGGCCTCGGTGCGCGACGCAAAAGGGAAGACGGCATACGAGACCGCGGCCGAGGAGGGCCACACCGGGCGGATCATGGACTTCCTGGGGCTCGGCGAGGCCATCCTGGCGGCCGCGCGCAAGGGCGAGGCCCGGGCCGTCCGTCGGGCCGCGGACGGCGGCGCGTCCGTGGAAGGGCGGGACGCGCACGGGTGGACGCCGCTAATGCGCGCCGCGTTCAAGGGGCGCGCCGACGCGGTTCGCGACCTCATCGAGCGGGGCGTCGACGTGGAGGCGTGCGACGCCGAGGGCTACACGGCGCTGCACTGCGCCGCCGAGGCGGGGCGCTCCGACGTGGTGGACATCCTCCTCAAAGCCGGGGCCAACgccagggcagcgacgacgaaggGAAGGTCGGCCGCGGCATCCGCAGCGGTGACGGGCAAGGCCAAGGTGGTGCGGCTGCTGGAGAAGGCTGGCGGGGTCGGGCGGAAGGGTGCCGGCGAGAAGGCGTCGCCGGCGGTGTCGAAGGGCGGGAGCATGGACAGGCGgcggagggggaggaaggggagcagCGGCGCCATACGGTTCGGTGGCGGGAAGGAGGGGTTCGAAGCCGCCACGGTCACCGTCGGGTGGTCCCACTAG